One genomic segment of uncultured Ilyobacter sp. includes these proteins:
- a CDS encoding IS630 family transposase encodes MKILNPELLEKYIAVEKDSKIKIKLLCLNTICNGMKVVDAADTFKVPRRTIYDWYHYWNEDGYDGLVPTKQTGRPSKLTPREFEELKQILIEKQIFTTKDVKILIQEMFGVNYCFDHVARILKEKFKFHHKKPYILSSKRPVEAESILYQRLSEAIGILRKDPNFDIKKLAIGFLDESSSQNNPNTVRFWSSVNNPTIIKNTEKLKVSTIGFYAIVGNSTAKSIPDSKKETLSEFLNEISDANMEYEYIIVILDNFKSHHSNMFLSKAKELNINAVYLPPYSPDLNPIEYIWKSVKRVLSEKKFESR; translated from the coding sequence ATGAAAATTCTTAATCCAGAACTGTTAGAAAAATACATTGCAGTCGAAAAAGATTCTAAAATAAAAATTAAGTTGCTATGTTTAAATACTATTTGTAATGGAATGAAAGTCGTAGATGCTGCTGATACTTTTAAAGTCCCAAGACGAACCATCTATGATTGGTATCATTATTGGAACGAAGATGGATATGACGGTTTAGTCCCTACAAAACAAACAGGTAGGCCATCTAAACTGACTCCACGTGAATTTGAAGAATTAAAACAAATCTTGATAGAAAAACAAATTTTCACCACAAAAGATGTTAAAATTTTAATACAAGAAATGTTTGGAGTTAATTATTGTTTCGATCATGTCGCAAGAATTTTGAAAGAAAAATTCAAATTCCATCATAAGAAACCATATATTTTGTCAAGTAAAAGACCTGTCGAAGCAGAGAGTATTCTTTATCAAAGACTCAGTGAAGCAATAGGAATTCTTAGAAAAGATCCTAATTTTGACATTAAAAAGCTTGCTATAGGATTTTTAGATGAAAGCAGCTCTCAAAATAATCCAAATACTGTAAGGTTTTGGAGTTCTGTAAACAATCCAACAATAATTAAAAACACCGAGAAACTAAAAGTGAGTACAATAGGATTTTATGCTATTGTGGGTAACAGCACTGCAAAAAGCATACCAGATTCCAAGAAAGAAACATTAAGTGAATTTTTGAATGAAATCAGCGATGCAAATATGGAATATGAGTATATAATAGTAATTTTGGATAATTTCAAAAGTCACCATAGTAATATGTTTTTATCAAAAGCAAAAGAATTAAATATTAATGCGGTATATTTACCGCCATATTCTCCAGACTTAAACCCTATAGAATACATCTGGAAAAGTGTAAAAA
- a CDS encoding DUF6448 family protein, whose amino-acid sequence MKKKSIIFLGLGVFTVLAITNKNQIFLIPFLAPLILAHCDTMDGPLVMDIKKSLKSKNIIPVLKWIKENDEEEIKNMFKKVLFFSKENSELKELLELYFIETVVRVHRNGEDAPYNGLKPSGFPIDPIIEKGDLSIENGEIDSLSEFLTKEIKIIIENKFKKALELKDKADIDVEIGRQYTEAYADYIHFIESLHQLIEGAHHTHDEKHKH is encoded by the coding sequence ATGAAAAAAAAATCGATTATTTTTTTGGGTTTAGGGGTTTTCACAGTTCTTGCAATTACAAATAAAAATCAAATATTTCTTATCCCTTTTTTAGCACCTCTTATTTTGGCACATTGCGATACTATGGATGGTCCTTTAGTGATGGATATAAAAAAATCATTAAAGTCTAAAAATATAATACCAGTTTTAAAATGGATAAAAGAAAATGATGAAGAAGAGATAAAAAATATGTTCAAAAAAGTTTTATTTTTTTCGAAAGAAAACTCTGAATTAAAAGAATTGTTAGAACTGTATTTTATAGAAACTGTTGTAAGAGTTCACAGAAATGGAGAAGATGCACCTTACAATGGCTTGAAGCCATCAGGATTTCCTATTGATCCGATTATAGAAAAAGGTGATTTATCTATTGAAAATGGAGAAATAGATAGCCTCTCAGAATTTTTAACTAAAGAAATAAAAATAATAATTGAGAATAAATTTAAAAAAGCCTTAGAATTAAAAGATAAGGCGGATATAGATGTTGAAATTGGACGTCAGTATACTGAGGCATATGCTGACTATATTCACTTCATAGAATCTTTACATCAGTTAATTGAAGGAGCACATCACACTCATGATGAAAAACACAAACACTAA
- a CDS encoding CoA-disulfide reductase, whose protein sequence is MKIIIIGGVAAGMSAASKAKRTLKDAEITVYEKTDVISWGACGLPYYIGGFFQSTDNMMARSIEKFIESGIDVKIKHEVLSVDHVNKKIKIKNLIDDEIFEDFYDKLMIATGASAIIPPIKNIKLENVFTLKEFQDGVDLKEAVSKEENKNIVIIGAGYIGIEALEAMHHIGKTVRIIQLDDRVLPDSFDKEITDLMEEEILSYQNISLHLSETVKELKGKEKVEAVMTDKGIYEANIVIIATGVRPNTDFIKETGIEVLPNGAIVIDSQGKSSIEDIYSAGDCATVPHRVRNENVYIPLATTANKIGRVVGENLAGKDSVFFGTLGSAAVKVMDLEAGRTGISENEAKNMDIDYGMVFIKDKNQTNYYPGQENIYIKLVYEKDSKVILGGQIIGKKGAVLRIDVIAAAIHNRMTAEDLGMLDLCYAPPFARTWDALNIAGNAAK, encoded by the coding sequence ATGAAAATTATAATTATAGGAGGAGTGGCCGCAGGTATGAGCGCCGCTTCAAAGGCAAAACGAACACTTAAAGATGCTGAAATTACTGTATATGAAAAAACTGACGTTATCTCGTGGGGTGCATGTGGACTCCCATATTATATTGGGGGATTTTTTCAAAGCACCGACAATATGATGGCTAGGTCTATAGAAAAATTCATAGAATCAGGCATCGATGTAAAAATAAAACACGAGGTTTTATCTGTTGACCACGTTAATAAAAAAATTAAAATCAAAAATCTTATTGATGATGAGATTTTTGAAGATTTCTACGACAAACTAATGATAGCAACAGGGGCAAGTGCCATAATCCCTCCTATCAAGAATATAAAACTGGAAAATGTATTTACGTTAAAGGAATTTCAGGATGGGGTGGACCTAAAGGAAGCGGTATCTAAAGAGGAAAATAAAAATATAGTCATAATAGGTGCAGGTTACATCGGTATAGAGGCTCTAGAGGCTATGCATCATATCGGCAAAACTGTCAGAATCATTCAGCTAGACGACAGAGTACTCCCTGATAGTTTTGATAAGGAGATCACAGACCTTATGGAGGAGGAGATTCTTTCTTACCAGAATATCAGTCTTCATCTCAGTGAGACCGTGAAAGAGCTGAAAGGAAAAGAAAAAGTAGAAGCGGTTATGACAGATAAAGGAATCTACGAAGCAAATATTGTTATCATAGCAACCGGTGTACGGCCAAATACAGATTTTATAAAAGAAACCGGTATAGAGGTGCTTCCAAATGGTGCCATTGTAATCGACAGCCAGGGAAAATCAAGCATTGAGGACATTTACTCTGCGGGAGATTGTGCCACGGTACCCCACAGGGTGAGAAATGAAAATGTCTATATACCTCTTGCAACTACGGCAAATAAAATAGGAAGAGTGGTAGGGGAAAATCTTGCTGGAAAAGACAGTGTTTTCTTTGGGACTCTTGGTTCTGCTGCGGTTAAAGTTATGGACTTGGAAGCTGGGAGAACCGGGATATCTGAAAATGAAGCCAAGAATATGGACATAGATTATGGTATGGTCTTTATAAAGGATAAAAATCAGACAAACTATTATCCAGGACAGGAAAACATATACATTAAATTGGTCTATGAAAAAGATTCAAAGGTTATACTCGGAGGTCAGATAATAGGTAAGAAAGGGGCGGTGCTTCGTATAGATGTCATCGCTGCTGCCATACACAATAGAATGACTGCAGAAGATCTTGGTATGCTTGATCTATGCTATGCACCCCCTTTTGCAAGAACTTGGGACGCCCTCAATATTGCAGGAAACGCCGCCAAATAA
- a CDS encoding aminotransferase class V-fold PLP-dependent enzyme, with protein sequence MSYFDNAATSYPKPDEVYSVLIDTMKNKGGNPGRGSHRMAIDAFRAVYETRVKLAKLFNIDEPLRIAFTQNATVSLNFAIKGTLEKGDHVVTTSLEHNSVLRPLFSMEDRKGVELTVVETDSQGRISLDDIDNAVRKNTRAIVITHASNLTGTVIPLEKVGKIAKKHDLLFVVDASQSAGVIEIDVEDMNIDILCFTGHKSLFGPQGTGGIYLREGVEIEPLMEGGSGSHSKLRRQPKEMPDLLECGTLNAPAIAALGAGVDFIIKTGMENIRRHENELTETFIKGLRTIEGIKIYGPETGERTPVVAINIWDVDPSEVSSLLEEEYDIAVRPGMHCAPLAHRSIGTYETGAVRFSFGYFNKMEEILHAVESIREIANFYGDKG encoded by the coding sequence ATGTCTTATTTTGACAATGCAGCCACTAGTTACCCCAAGCCCGATGAGGTTTATAGTGTCCTTATAGATACAATGAAAAACAAGGGAGGAAATCCAGGAAGAGGAAGTCACAGGATGGCTATCGATGCCTTTAGGGCAGTCTATGAGACCAGGGTGAAGTTAGCAAAACTTTTTAATATAGATGAACCTCTGAGGATAGCCTTTACGCAAAATGCCACCGTGAGCCTGAACTTTGCAATAAAGGGAACTCTGGAAAAAGGCGACCATGTGGTGACTACATCTTTAGAGCACAATTCTGTATTAAGGCCGCTTTTCTCCATGGAAGATAGGAAAGGGGTGGAGTTGACAGTAGTAGAGACAGACTCCCAGGGAAGAATATCACTAGATGATATAGATAATGCTGTTCGGAAAAATACAAGGGCAATAGTCATAACCCATGCCTCGAATCTCACAGGGACTGTAATCCCACTGGAAAAAGTGGGGAAGATAGCAAAAAAACATGATCTTTTATTTGTAGTAGACGCTTCTCAGAGTGCCGGGGTTATAGAGATAGACGTGGAGGATATGAATATTGATATTCTCTGCTTCACGGGGCATAAATCACTTTTTGGACCTCAGGGGACAGGGGGTATATATTTGAGAGAGGGAGTGGAAATAGAGCCCCTCATGGAGGGGGGCTCCGGGAGCCACTCAAAACTCAGAAGACAGCCTAAAGAGATGCCAGACCTTTTAGAATGTGGGACTCTGAACGCCCCTGCCATTGCAGCCCTGGGGGCAGGAGTGGATTTTATAATCAAAACGGGGATGGAGAACATCAGAAGGCATGAAAATGAGTTAACGGAAACCTTTATAAAAGGCCTTAGAACTATAGAGGGGATAAAAATATACGGACCGGAAACAGGAGAGAGGACCCCTGTGGTGGCGATCAATATATGGGATGTAGACCCATCGGAAGTGAGCTCCCTGTTAGAGGAGGAGTATGACATCGCTGTGAGACCTGGGATGCACTGTGCCCCTCTTGCCCACAGGTCAATAGGGACTTATGAGACTGGAGCTGTGAGGTTTTCTTTTGGCTACTTCAACAAAATGGAAGAGATACTCCACGCCGTAGAATCTATAAGGGAGATAGCTAATTTTTATGGGGATAAAGGATAA
- a CDS encoding patatin family protein: MEKAALVLEGGGMRGIFTSGVLDAFIEKGIDIPYVIGVSMGAYNGVSYITEQKERTFKIFMDYIYDPRLLDYKRIFKGDSLLNSDFLINFMGKSKYPIDYDKFFKSPKKFICVSTNCKTGKPTYFDKNGYPQKYFNRILKSSCSYPFLTDIVEIGGEEYLDGGISDAIPIKKALDDGNKKLVVILCHPKGYEDESSWYLNISKLWYRSYPKIAEALKRRYIHYNGTLYFLDLLEKEKIAFVIRPETMPLSVIEQDRVKLRLFYKAGYNKGIEVSKNLKEFLKTPSLISD, encoded by the coding sequence ATGGAAAAGGCAGCCCTTGTACTTGAAGGCGGAGGTATGAGAGGAATATTCACCAGCGGGGTTTTAGATGCATTTATAGAGAAAGGAATTGATATCCCTTATGTTATAGGGGTTTCCATGGGAGCATACAATGGAGTTTCATATATTACCGAACAAAAAGAAAGAACTTTTAAAATATTCATGGACTACATATACGACCCCAGGCTCCTTGACTACAAGAGGATATTCAAAGGGGATTCGCTCTTAAATTCTGATTTTCTTATAAATTTTATGGGAAAAAGCAAGTACCCCATCGACTATGATAAATTCTTCAAAAGTCCAAAAAAATTTATCTGTGTGAGCACAAACTGCAAAACAGGTAAACCTACCTATTTTGATAAAAATGGATACCCTCAAAAATATTTCAACAGGATTTTAAAGTCCTCCTGCTCCTATCCATTTCTGACAGACATAGTAGAAATAGGAGGTGAGGAGTACCTAGATGGAGGTATATCTGATGCAATCCCCATAAAAAAGGCCTTAGATGATGGTAACAAAAAACTTGTGGTTATACTATGCCACCCAAAGGGTTACGAAGATGAATCTAGCTGGTATCTCAACATATCCAAGCTTTGGTACCGCTCCTATCCAAAGATTGCCGAGGCCCTCAAAAGAAGGTATATTCATTACAACGGCACCCTTTATTTTCTTGATCTATTGGAAAAGGAGAAGATCGCCTTCGTTATAAGGCCGGAAACCATGCCCCTATCTGTAATAGAGCAGGACAGGGTAAAACTTCGGCTTTTCTACAAGGCAGGCTATAATAAGGGTATAGAGGTGAGTAAAAATTTAAAAGAGTTTTTAAAAACCCCGTCTCTGATTTCAGATTAA
- a CDS encoding M20 family metallopeptidase: protein MDLKDLGNQIKTYRRELHQIPELGLEEYKTCAYIGEKLKEFGLHPFTIAKTGIYVYIDAGSDETYAFRADMDALEADEENDVEYVSKHPGKMHACGHDGHMAMLLGLAKVLSTTENIKKNILLIFQPAEEGPGGAKIITESGIFEKYNVKGIFGIHLFPNLDEGIIASKAGPLMAQSGEIDVIIKGEGGHGGMPHNTIDSILVASKFLSSCQSIISRSISPLETAVISFGKIRGGSARNIVAEKTHIEGTVRTFSKDTFELIKKRILQISRGLEESFEVEISVDLEPYYPPVINDKALYNKIAEKVHIEETDPVMLAEDFSYYQERIPGVFYFLGSRNIECEFDYPLHSCNFNFNEDILLKGLEHYMNILTALEVI from the coding sequence ATGGATTTAAAAGATTTGGGAAACCAAATAAAAACCTATAGGCGAGAACTTCACCAGATACCCGAGCTCGGGCTAGAGGAGTATAAAACCTGTGCATATATAGGAGAAAAATTAAAAGAGTTTGGACTGCATCCTTTCACCATAGCCAAGACAGGAATATACGTCTATATCGATGCAGGCTCTGATGAGACATACGCCTTTAGGGCGGATATGGATGCCCTAGAAGCAGATGAGGAAAATGATGTAGAGTATGTCTCAAAGCATCCTGGAAAAATGCATGCCTGCGGTCATGATGGTCACATGGCTATGCTTTTGGGATTGGCCAAAGTCCTCTCAACAACTGAAAATATAAAAAAAAATATCCTTCTGATCTTTCAGCCTGCTGAAGAGGGTCCCGGTGGAGCCAAGATAATCACTGAAAGCGGTATTTTTGAAAAATATAATGTTAAAGGAATATTCGGAATCCACCTTTTCCCTAATTTGGATGAGGGTATTATAGCCTCTAAGGCAGGACCACTTATGGCCCAGTCTGGAGAAATAGATGTAATTATAAAAGGGGAAGGTGGCCACGGAGGTATGCCTCACAACACCATCGATTCAATCCTTGTAGCATCTAAATTCCTGTCATCCTGTCAGTCTATAATCTCAAGGAGTATCTCCCCCCTTGAGACTGCTGTGATCTCCTTTGGAAAAATAAGGGGAGGGAGTGCTAGAAACATAGTGGCTGAAAAAACACATATAGAGGGTACAGTAAGGACTTTTTCAAAGGATACCTTTGAATTAATTAAAAAACGAATCCTTCAGATTTCAAGAGGCTTAGAGGAATCCTTTGAGGTGGAGATAAGTGTGGATCTCGAACCATACTACCCACCGGTTATCAATGATAAAGCTCTCTACAACAAGATAGCAGAGAAAGTGCATATTGAGGAAACCGACCCTGTGATGCTCGCAGAGGATTTCTCATACTATCAGGAGAGGATACCAGGTGTTTTTTATTTTCTAGGCAGCAGGAATATTGAGTGTGAATTTGACTACCCACTTCACAGCTGCAACTTCAATTTCAATGAGGATATTCTTTTAAAAGGTCTCGAACACTATATGAACATTCTAACTGCTCTAGAGGTTATATAA
- the lysA gene encoding diaminopimelate decarboxylase, whose protein sequence is MKLFGSMEIKDNQLHIGGMSAKELVEKHGTPLYVMDEALISKNMDTFKAAFRSDRFQTEVVYASKAFLTTGMCQIVDRHGLSMDVVSGGELFTVKSAGFPMERVHMHGNNKTWEELEMCLDYGIGEIIVDNRDEFEKLERVCREKGKKMNVLLRVNPGIEAHTHEYIQTSTYSSKFGESIFDENIKDIIKKFIAAEYVELKGFHCHIGSQIFDEKPFFAAMDTMLKFIRQMKEEAGLDTKVLNLGGGFGVYYFDGDDAVDFEKFCKDMIRDLELKLDEYEIELDKVVIEPGRSIVANAGTTLYTVGGTKITYSGKKYVFVDGGMTDNIRPALYQAQYEGVIANRINEKEEDLVTVAGKCCESGDLLLRDVYLQEAKEGDILAIGTTGAYNYSMSSNYNRIRKPAVVFVKDGNSKVAVKRESYEDLIRNDLKLY, encoded by the coding sequence ATGAAACTTTTTGGTTCTATGGAGATTAAGGATAATCAGCTTCACATAGGGGGAATGAGCGCTAAAGAGCTGGTGGAGAAGCATGGGACACCTCTCTATGTAATGGATGAAGCACTTATCAGCAAAAATATGGATACATTTAAGGCAGCTTTCAGGTCAGATAGGTTTCAGACAGAGGTTGTCTATGCATCCAAGGCGTTCCTAACAACCGGGATGTGTCAGATTGTTGACAGACACGGACTCAGCATGGACGTAGTTTCAGGGGGAGAGCTATTTACAGTGAAGAGTGCCGGTTTCCCAATGGAAAGAGTGCACATGCATGGGAACAATAAGACCTGGGAAGAGCTAGAGATGTGCCTAGACTACGGTATCGGAGAGATAATCGTAGACAACAGAGACGAGTTTGAGAAGCTAGAGAGAGTCTGCAGAGAAAAGGGTAAGAAAATGAATGTCCTTTTGAGGGTTAATCCAGGTATAGAGGCTCATACTCATGAGTATATACAGACTTCTACATACTCTTCAAAATTCGGGGAATCTATATTTGATGAAAATATAAAGGATATAATAAAAAAATTCATAGCTGCTGAATATGTAGAGTTAAAAGGTTTTCACTGCCATATAGGATCGCAGATATTTGATGAAAAACCTTTCTTTGCAGCTATGGACACAATGTTGAAATTCATAAGGCAGATGAAGGAAGAGGCAGGGCTTGATACAAAAGTGTTAAATCTTGGTGGAGGTTTCGGAGTCTACTATTTTGACGGAGACGATGCAGTGGACTTTGAAAAATTCTGCAAAGATATGATAAGAGATTTAGAGTTGAAATTGGATGAGTATGAAATAGAATTAGACAAGGTTGTAATAGAGCCGGGAAGAAGCATTGTTGCAAATGCAGGGACCACTCTCTATACAGTAGGGGGAACAAAGATAACTTACAGCGGTAAAAAGTACGTCTTTGTAGACGGAGGGATGACAGACAATATAAGACCTGCTCTCTATCAGGCTCAGTATGAGGGGGTCATAGCCAACAGGATAAATGAAAAGGAAGAGGATCTGGTGACAGTGGCGGGAAAATGCTGCGAATCGGGAGACCTCCTCTTAAGAGATGTATATCTTCAGGAAGCAAAGGAGGGCGACATACTTGCAATTGGGACAACCGGGGCCTATAATTATAGTATGTCTAGCAACTACAATAGGATAAGAAAGCCTGCAGTAGTTTTTGTAAAGGACGGAAATAGTAAAGTAGCTGTAAAAAGGGAGAGCTATGAGGACCTTATAAGAAATGACCTCAAGCTTTATTAA
- a CDS encoding aspartate kinase encodes MRIVQKYGGTSVGTTEKIKAIADHLIKVRKEGNEIVVVVSAMGKMTDELIRKANEITERPDRRELDMLMSTGEQQTIALLSIALKHKGQEAVSLTGAQAGIETTGTHTKSKIKSIDKERIEKHLTDGKIVIVAGFQGVNEAGDITTLGRGGSDTSAVALAGALGCQCEVYTDVDGIYTCDPRVHKGAKKIDKISYEEMMEMSNLGAGVMEVRAVELGKKFGVPIYVGRSLGEKNGTYILEKEQIMEEKLITGLSINENVLMVNLQNLYNKPQKIANIFSALGKQDVNVDMISQSQSVEDMVDISFTCPATEEDLLDKAVEVIATQNPALKIIKNKGLIKVSVVGVGMISHSGVAGKLFEIFGEKDIKFYQVTTSEISISFTMDKDRKAAAVEAIAEAFNI; translated from the coding sequence TTGAGAATAGTACAGAAATACGGGGGAACATCAGTAGGGACAACCGAAAAGATAAAGGCTATAGCAGATCATCTCATAAAGGTCAGGAAAGAGGGGAATGAGATAGTTGTAGTAGTGTCTGCAATGGGTAAAATGACAGATGAGCTCATAAGAAAAGCCAATGAGATCACAGAGAGGCCTGACAGGCGTGAGCTAGATATGCTTATGTCCACAGGTGAGCAGCAGACAATAGCCCTTCTTTCTATCGCTCTAAAGCACAAGGGCCAGGAAGCCGTATCCCTGACAGGGGCTCAGGCAGGAATAGAGACAACTGGAACTCATACAAAAAGCAAAATAAAAAGCATCGATAAAGAGAGAATAGAGAAGCACCTTACAGATGGGAAAATAGTAATTGTAGCAGGATTCCAGGGGGTAAATGAAGCAGGAGATATAACTACTCTAGGACGTGGGGGGTCTGACACAAGTGCGGTAGCATTAGCAGGTGCCCTAGGATGCCAGTGTGAGGTATATACCGACGTAGATGGGATATATACATGCGATCCGAGAGTACACAAAGGGGCCAAGAAAATAGACAAGATCTCTTATGAAGAGATGATGGAGATGTCAAACCTTGGAGCAGGGGTCATGGAAGTAAGGGCTGTGGAACTAGGTAAAAAATTTGGTGTCCCAATCTATGTGGGAAGAAGTCTCGGAGAAAAGAACGGGACATATATATTAGAAAAGGAGCAGATAATGGAAGAGAAACTTATAACAGGACTTAGTATAAATGAAAATGTATTGATGGTGAATTTGCAAAACCTTTACAATAAACCTCAGAAGATAGCAAATATATTTTCTGCCCTTGGAAAACAGGATGTAAATGTGGATATGATAAGCCAGAGCCAGTCTGTAGAGGATATGGTAGACATAAGCTTCACATGCCCTGCAACTGAGGAAGACCTTTTAGATAAGGCGGTAGAGGTCATAGCCACTCAGAATCCAGCCTTGAAAATAATCAAAAATAAAGGTCTGATAAAAGTATCTGTTGTAGGAGTGGGTATGATAAGCCATTCTGGAGTAGCTGGAAAACTTTTTGAAATATTCGGAGAGAAGGATATAAAGTTCTATCAGGTGACAACATCTGAGATAAGCATCTCTTTCACAATGGACAAAGATAGGAAGGCAGCCGCTGTAGAGGCAATAGCAGAAGCATTTAATATCTAG
- the dapF gene encoding diaminopimelate epimerase produces the protein MLKFEKYHGLGNDFIIFNEEEVEGFDYQELAMKVCHRNFGIGADGMMIAAKSEKADIRMIFYNADGSEAPMCGNGVRCFSHFVRNNRLVEKEVMSVETLAGNMIIKTEEKDGKYLARVNMGMPVFETDKIPMSVSEKDYIERKVESYDREFNLSALFMGTTHSVTFIDDLETLDVQRYGRNLEINPLFPKRTNVNFSKVISRDRVDVKTWERGAGYTFACGTGACAVVVIGNLTGRLDKSVEVRVPGGKLFIELTDEGVFMTGESQKIAEGHYIK, from the coding sequence ATGTTAAAATTTGAAAAATATCATGGTCTTGGAAATGATTTTATAATATTCAACGAAGAGGAAGTAGAGGGGTTTGACTACCAGGAGCTTGCGATGAAAGTCTGCCACAGAAATTTTGGTATAGGGGCAGACGGGATGATGATAGCTGCAAAATCAGAAAAAGCAGATATAAGAATGATATTTTATAATGCCGACGGCAGTGAAGCTCCTATGTGCGGTAATGGGGTTCGTTGTTTTTCACACTTTGTGAGAAACAACAGACTCGTAGAAAAAGAGGTCATGTCAGTAGAGACACTTGCAGGTAATATGATAATAAAAACAGAGGAAAAAGATGGGAAATATCTAGCTAGGGTAAATATGGGGATGCCGGTCTTTGAGACTGACAAAATTCCCATGAGCGTATCAGAAAAAGATTATATTGAAAGAAAAGTAGAATCTTATGACAGGGAGTTCAACCTTTCGGCTCTTTTCATGGGAACTACTCACAGTGTAACTTTTATAGATGACCTAGAAACACTGGATGTGCAAAGGTATGGTAGAAATCTAGAGATAAATCCTCTCTTTCCAAAGAGAACCAACGTGAATTTCTCAAAGGTGATTTCAAGGGACAGAGTGGATGTGAAAACCTGGGAAAGAGGTGCAGGTTATACATTTGCTTGCGGGACAGGGGCCTGTGCAGTGGTTGTCATAGGTAACCTTACAGGGCGTCTAGATAAGAGTGTAGAAGTAAGGGTGCCAGGAGGGAAACTCTTCATAGAGCTCACAGATGAGGGAGTATTTATGACTGGGGAGAGCCAAAAGATAGCAGAGGGGCACTATATTAAGTAA
- a CDS encoding aspartate-semialdehyde dehydrogenase, whose product MKRYNIAVAGATGMVGRKFLEVLAERDFPIENLYLFASKRSAGKKMEYRGKSYTVEELTDEVFDRDIDIALFSAGGATSERFSPVARDKGVIVVDNSSAFRMYPEVPLVVPEVNPEDVEKHKGIIANPNCSTIQSVLPLKALSERFGIKRVIYSTYQAVSGSGVDGIEDLKRGLEGKEPKKYPHPIANNCLPHIDVFLEDGYTKEERKMVDETRKILGIPDLPITATCVRVPVENSHSISINIELEKSFEMIEIFEALKEFDGIIVEDDISKNIYPMPLHASGKDEVFVGRIRRDFSRANSVNIWCVADNIRKGAATNTVQIAELLIKKGLI is encoded by the coding sequence ATGAAAAGATATAATATAGCAGTTGCAGGTGCAACTGGAATGGTAGGAAGAAAATTCTTGGAAGTCCTTGCAGAAAGGGACTTTCCAATTGAAAATCTATATCTCTTTGCATCAAAAAGATCTGCAGGGAAAAAGATGGAGTACAGAGGGAAAAGCTACACGGTAGAGGAGCTCACAGACGAGGTTTTTGACAGAGATATTGATATAGCTCTATTTTCAGCAGGAGGAGCTACAAGCGAAAGATTTTCACCTGTGGCTAGAGACAAGGGCGTAATTGTGGTAGACAACAGCAGTGCCTTTAGAATGTACCCTGAGGTACCACTTGTGGTGCCAGAGGTAAATCCTGAAGACGTCGAAAAACATAAGGGGATCATAGCAAACCCAAACTGCTCTACGATACAGTCTGTGCTTCCACTAAAGGCTCTCTCTGAAAGATTTGGAATAAAGAGGGTAATCTACTCTACTTACCAGGCAGTATCAGGGTCTGGAGTGGATGGTATAGAGGACCTGAAAAGAGGTCTAGAGGGGAAGGAACCTAAAAAGTACCCTCACCCCATTGCCAACAACTGTCTTCCGCATATAGATGTCTTCCTAGAGGACGGATATACAAAAGAAGAGCGCAAGATGGTAGATGAGACAAGAAAGATCTTAGGAATTCCCGACCTGCCTATAACAGCTACCTGCGTAAGAGTTCCTGTGGAAAACAGCCACAGCATATCTATAAATATTGAACTTGAAAAATCCTTTGAGATGATAGAAATTTTTGAGGCACTAAAGGAATTTGATGGTATAATAGTGGAGGATGACATATCGAAGAATATTTATCCTATGCCACTTCATGCAAGTGGAAAAGACGAGGTCTTTGTTGGAAGAATAAGAAGAGATTTCAGCAGGGCAAACAGTGTCAATATATGGTGTGTTGCCGATAATATCAGAAAAGGGGCTGCAACAAATACAGTCCAGATAGCAGAACTCTTAATCAAAAAGGGTCTAATTTAA